From Anopheles funestus chromosome 3RL, idAnoFuneDA-416_04, whole genome shotgun sequence, a single genomic window includes:
- the LOC125768107 gene encoding guanine nucleotide-binding protein subunit beta-5, with amino-acid sequence MMTDVLNNVHNSDKVSALIKEAECLKTKLEEERQKLNDVALSSVAERLEMISYLNIKPRRVLKGHQAKVLCSDWSPDKRHIVSSSQDGKLIIWDAFTTNKEHAVTMPTTWVMGCSYAPSGNLVACGGLDNKVTVYPIALEEDISSRKKTVGTHTSYMSCCIFPNSDQQILTGSGDSTCALWDVESGQLLQSFHGHTGDVMSIDLAPNETGNTFVSGSCDKMAFIWDMRSGHVVQSFEGHQSDVNSVKFHPSGDAISTGSDDSTCRLFDMRADKEVAVFSKDSIIFGVNCVDFSVSGRLLFAGYNDYTVNVWDTLKAQRVCLLYGHENKVSCLQVSPDGTALSTGSWDYTLRIWA; translated from the exons ATGATGACTGACGTTCTTAACAATGTTCACAACTCCGATAAAGTTTCCGCCCTCATCAAGGAAGCCGAATGTCTTAAGACAAAACTGGAAGAGGAACGGCAGAAGTTAAACGATGTGGCTC tGTCATCTGTGGCCGAACGTTTGGAAATGATAAgttatttaaacattaaaccacGCCGTGTTCTCAAAGGTCACCAGGCAAAGGTGCTGTGTTCAGATTGGTCTCCGGACAAAAGGCATATCGTTTCTTCATCACAAGATGGCAAGTTAATTATTTGGGATGCTTTTACTACCAACAAAGAGCACGCAGTTACGATGCCTACCACATGGGTCATGGGATGTTCATACGCACCTTCTGGTAATCTTGTTGCGTGCGG tgGACTAGACAATAAGGTGACGGTTTACCCAATTGCACTCGAAGAAGACATTTCATCCAGGAAGAAAACAGTGGGAACTCACACGAGCTACATGTCCTGCTGCATTTTTCCCAATTCGGATCAACAAATTTTAACTGGTAGTGGAGATTCTACATGTGCTTTGTGGGACGTAGAATCTGGACAGCTGTTGCAAAGCTTTCACGGCCACACAGGGGACGTAATGTCAATCGATTTGGCTCCTAATGAAACGGGAAATACCTTTGTATCGGGCAGTTGTGATAAGATGGCATTTATATGGGATATGCGATCAGGCCATGTTGTGCAATCATTTGAAGGGCACCAGTCTGACGTGAACAGCGTAAAATTTCATCCCAGTGGCGATGCCATTAGCACTGGATCTGACGATAGTACA tgTCGTCTGTTCGATATGCGAGCCGACAAAGAAGTCGCCGTTTTCAGCAAAGATAGCATCATTTTTGGAGTAAATTGCGTCGATTTTTCTGTGAGCGGTCGTCTTTTATTTGCCGGATATAATGATTACACCGTAAACGTTTGGGATACTCTTAAAGCGCAGCGTGTATGTCTGCTGTATGGACACGAGAACAAAGTTTCTTGTCTTCAGGTATCTCCGGACGGTACTGCATTGTCCACAGGCAGTTGGGACTACACACTGAGA ATTTGGGCTTAA